CCTCTTGTGGAGGCGACTGGttcctgctttgttctttgaGCAAAAGGGGCCCAGGGCTTTGCGCTATTTCAGAGATGCCTAGGCCTCCCTGGGCAGTGGGCTGGTGGAGAAGGACTGGGTGTTCTGGTCTGAGGACCAAGGAAGCAGGTCAGAGGCCTAGACAGCTGTAGGGTGCTGCCGAGAGCCTGCTTTCGGGGAAGGCCGAGCTGTCTTGGAGGACATTCTGAGCCACAGCAGACCCAGCCCTGGAGGGACAGTCTTAGTGGGGGGGCActgctctcccctgcccccagacgACATTACGGTGTTCATCTCCCATAGCTGCCATGCttcaaagtgagaaaaaagaTCAGGAAAACACCCAAGTGTGCCTACACAGATGTAGCGGGAATATAGAATACTTGAAATTTCTCAGTATTTTCCAGTTTCTCCTTTTGGTCTTTTGTACGTTCTATTTCAGTAGTGTCTGGTGGCTCCCTCGTCTCTCCCGAGCTCCCGTCCTCAGGGCTCCCCGCCAGGGCTGTGCCTCTGCAGGGTTACCCACCCTCCGAGAAGCTGGTCTCTGGACTTGGCTAGCATCTGGGGCTGCTGGGCCTGGACCTGCTCTCAAAAGGCTGCTCTGAGCCAGGCGGAGTCTCCTTAGTGCAGTGCTCCCCAGGGCCTGCTACCTGTGCTGTCGCCCCACACCCTCACTGTGGCAGCGCCCTGGCCCCACAGCCCTTCTCTGCACAGTCCCCTAGTTGCCGACCAGTTTACTTTCCTGCCAGTAAAGACCTGCTCCAAAACCATTCCCAAATTCTCATCCTACTCCCCAAATGAATCCAATTTTCttccagctggctggctgtgatGCCCCTTCCTGTGCCTCAGCACTGTGCTTGCCCTTCCTTGGTGCTCAAGGGACCTGCTCAGCTGGGACTTAGCCTGTTTCTACTAGGAAacagaaattccttttttaaagtaggctccatgcccaacttggggcttgaactcaccaccctgagatccgGAATCtcacgctctaccaactgagccagtcaggcactcAGCAATTACTTCTGATTTCTCCAACTACCTCCCTTGTGGGTCCCTTCCATCTTTGTTGTCCGTACCCCCCACTCAAGCAGTTTCCAGGCTTTTTCCAGAGGTGACAACACCCTGGGGCCCCTCCTTTTATTTTGCAAGCCCCAGCCTAGCAATGAGCCCTTGAAGGCTCAAACTGAGCCACCGCTTGTGTCCCCACGTCCTGTCCAATCCCTCACTCCCCAGTACCGCATGGGCAGATCAATCTTGAACCCTGGAAGCTCTTGATCAGCTTGAACAACAAGGTTATTTATGTCTAGGTTTCTGACCAGAaatcctgcctccttctctggacCAATCTTGGGTTTCTCCGGAGCCCTAATGCTGACCTTTCCCAACTGGTATTCCTTTCACCAAGCAAGCTTGGGGGCAGGGAGCCAGCGCTGCGGGGCACAGAACAGTTAGGGTTGAGCAAAGGTTTCTTCCTCCACCCCAAGCGTCTCAAGGCGGGTGGGAAAGTGTTTCTCCTCCCCCCCTGCACTCGGCCACGAAGGCAGGTGCTCCAGGGACTTCTGAGGACCAAGCCTTCCTGCGGTCTCTCTtccatcccagggcctggagctgCTTGGAGAAAGGCCTGAGCCAGGGCGCCTTAGTTAGCCACTTTGTTACTCTCCAAAACCTTAACAAAAGCTGACGGCAGGGAGGGAGCTAGCACAGGAATGGAGCTGGCCccaggggagagagacagaggagataGCTGGGCTGTGGTTAAgtcatttattgattttatttctaaaacccACATAGCGCCACTTTGCCTCTTCCAGAGCTTCAAAGAGCTAATTAACCGCCCAATGAGCCCACCAGGGAAACAGAGCTTGTGGGGGAAGCAATGAGGTgaagccaaggtcaaagagggtTGCTaggccccaggccctgcccccatcccaccagttaaggacaaagagaaaagatCATTCTCTTCTTTCAGTCAACTGAAGTTTTGGGCTTGGTTAGGGAAACCCACTGAGCAGGACAGACATCTGGGACCCGGCCCACACAACTGGCTTTTGCTCCAGACACAGAGCAGTGGTCAGACCCCACCTGAAGATGGAAAGCAGCCCAGGCCAGATTTGGCCCCACTGGCCAGGTGCTGGGGGCGGCAGGAGCTTGCTGTCCCTTAACCTCCCCAAAGGAAGGAAACCTTCCCCAGAGGAAGGGCAGGCTCAGCGTGGCTCTCCCCTGGGAAGGAGCAGCACAGCAACCGCTGGGTCAGTCCTCATGCCTCCTGGAACCCTAACGTGGATTTTTTGGGTGCAAGAACCCAACAGCCTGAGACCCTCCACAAAGCAGCACTTACAAAGCACAAGTCGGGACACTttcttctccacccccacccatccccaaAGCCGGCGGGGCTGGTAGGCTGCAAGTCACccgcaggaaaagaaaaagccactTGGCGGTTTTAATTTTAGCTCTCTGTGCCTGGCAGGCGGGATCAGTTGGCCTGACCTTTAGTGCTGATGCCGCCCTAGGCCCAGGGCCTTAGTCACGTGGCAGCTTCCAGACAGAGATCGCAACCAGAGCTCAGCAGATGTGGGGGGTCAGAACAACAGGGACCAGGGGACAGAGCAGtgatgggggtgggtggttgtGAAGAACCCGGCTGTCAGCTGTGAACTAGTAAACAAGGTGGAGATGGGGGGACCACCCACACACTGGCTGCCACCAGGCAAAGCCACACACAGGGACGCAGGCGGGAGGCTCCTTAATGAACATCCCAGGGGTTCCCCAGAGAGAACGGGATGGCTGGGGCCAGGTGCTGAATGCAGGCAGGTGAGGGAACTCTGGAGCTGCTGCTGTGGTACAAGtctgataagaaaagaaaataaagaaacagacccagaaaaCCACACTGCTCTTTTATTCAATGGAACATCCCCCTTTAACGCAGTGTTGAATCATACAccgaaaaaaaaagcccagagaaATTTCTGCAGATAAACCAGTGAGGAGAACGCGCGTTATACATTCTTGTCAACATAATCACTCCacgaagagggaagggaagaaaaaagcagAACGAAAAACAAGGGGCTCGAACCCCTAGACACTGCAAAACATTCAGATGTttgggattaaaataaaatttgaaaggaaaccttccaggaaggagaagaacaaatggAATCTGAGGCAGCTCAGGTGCTCAAGGAGCACAGAAAGGACTCTCCAGGATGGCAGACAAGCCTGAAGTGGCTTAGGCGGCCCTACCTATCACTGGCAGGGGTGCCAGGATGGGTGTCAGCCCCGGACCTGGAAATTAACCCACTACCCTATAAAGGTGGCAAAGACAAAATGTTAcactacaaaaaaacaaaaatcaacaactctGGGGTGGTCATGGCAACCTTGAAAATCTTAGAACCAAaggcccctctccccccacaaacAGACTGACATTAATGGCCAAAGCTTGCGCCTAAAACCAtttgctccttcctctccttgggaagagaagaacaaggaatggagaaaaaggaaaggaatctaATTGCAGCAGAAGATCGGGGAAGAGCATCTCCTTGGACGGAGtctgaagaaaggaagagataaggaaacaacaaaggaaaaagaaaaaaattaataaaaatttcacGATATGGAGCCAGCGTGTTCCGATTCCATCCACAAAAATAACTCAGGCTGCTTTGCCGAACCATCCTGTCCACCAGGGGCGCTGCTGaggctgtctgcctggaaggGTCACCAATGGGCGCGGAAAGTCCTCACTCTCATGGCTCGGGCCATCGCCGCTGCGGGGAGGGATCCTGGCGGCCCGGtttggggagaggcaaagggagttgggtgaggagagaaagaagacaaagaagacaCTCGATGCTACGGGGCGCCAGGAGAGCCCAAGCTGGCGCCCCTACTACCACCTGCCCGTTCCCAAGCGAGTCCTCAGTCGCTTGGCCCAGCCcggtgcgtgcacacacacacatgcgtgcacacaaaTCACATGCGTGCATCCCAATGTCTGGCTCCATATGGTGAGGTTCGGCGTGTGTTTAAACGAGACcaattctctctctatataatatatattttcttaaaaaaaccgAGTCTAGTTCTGTGGTGGAGGCGGTGGGGGAGCTGGAGGCATCCCGAAGGGCGGCATGCCCGCCACCCCCATGCCCATCATGGTGACAAAGTTAGAAGGGTCCATgggaggcggaggaggagggggcggggcatACATCATGCCGGCGGAACCAGGCGGCGGAGGcggcggagggggaggggcccCGGGCGGCAGAGGCGGCTGGACCCCGGGGGGCAGGGGCACCATAGTGGGGTTGCCTTGCATCTGAGGGGCTCCTGGAGAAGCTGCGGCAGCCGCCTGCTGCTGTTGCCATGGCGGGATGGACCCTGTGCCAGCGCTCGTGGTGGTAGTCGTCGTATCTGGGGTGGTAAAGAAGCCCAAGGTCACACGCGCGGGGGCACACCGCGGCTCTCTGCGGCGGCTGCCTTGGGATGGGGGGGCGAGGGGCGCCTGCTCCTTGCTTGGCATGCGGTacggtggtggggggcgggcgggcggggctgTCCTGGTGATGGGGagtggaggggtgggcaggactACCCTGGGGTCAGCCTCGAGGTCTCTGGGCTTAGCAGAGTAAGCCCTTTGTCACCAGTGCCCCTGGAAGGGCTGAGGGGAAGGTACCAGACACAAGAACCGGCTCTGACATCCCTCCGCCCATCCGCCGCCACCACCGAACGGCACATTCAACCTCAAGGCCACAGCTACTACCCCCCCAGCCCACTCCCATCCCTGCAGTCTCTCAGGCCCCAGTCACATCCCTCTCCGCAGCATGCAAGCGCCCtccccacccaggcctcccacacAGGCTCGGGGCGGCCTGAAGCCGGCGGCCGGCAGCCGGCAGCTCCCGCAGCCCAGCCAAACTGCCCAGCCGGCGCAAACCTGCACTTCTGGCACCCCACCTACAATGGCAGGTTCCCTCCAGGTCCCCCAAAACCACTCCCCAGACACAACCACGCCAAACATCAGCTCTCCTCCCCCAGACCGCCAGGGGCCACGAGGCCCTTTCCGTCTACACCCCGGGCAGAGAGCCGCGCTCCTCCCGGGGTGTCTGCCTGCCTCCCGGCGCCCGTGAGGTGCTCGCTCCTGCTCCTCTCagccccacctccccatcccGCCCACCCCCACAGGCCCAAAATAGTGCACTCACTTTGCTGCCATGGCAAGGGGGTACTGGAAGCCATACTGCTGCTGGGCGGAGGGGGTGGcggaggctgctgctgctgctgctgccatgggggaagaggaccagagggagggggcgggggctgcccactgggaggcggcggcggcggcggcatcATGCCCATAGGCGGCGGCGGCATCATACCTGCAGGTGTGCAGAGACAAGGTTGAGGCCTGGGCGGCGAGAGGCGGGGGAGAGGGACCCGGGCCGGAGACCCCACTCCCAGGTGCAGAATGAGCAGCCCAGAACGAGCAGGTGACGGGCCACATTACCTTTTCCTTGATGCAGGCGATAGACCCCAGAGCCCACAGGCGTACTTCCCAGGTACTGATCTTGATGGAAGGAAAGAGCAGGGACTTAGCAGGACATTTGAACTGGCCGGGAAAGATGCCCCCACTGACAGCTGATTCGGATCACACAGCTTGAAGCCATACAATACCCTAGTATGACGACGGTTCTGGAACCCTGCCTTTAAGAGGGAGGACTGTGTCTAACCCCACACAGAAACCACTTCCTAAATCACGATGAAGTCTTGCTCCTTCTGGAGCCCCAGCCTTGGCAAGAGATCTGGTGCGATATCCAGCCACTGTGGGAGCTGCTTCCGGTTCACAGCAACCAGGTATCACCCTTGCTTATCCCAAAGCCCCAAGGTTTCTGGTCTGACACTTACTTACCCATTGGAGGAGGGCCATGATGCCCAGGTGGGTGGGGGCCCTGGTTCATCGGTGGTGGAGGCGGCTGCATCCAAGGGGGTGGGGGTCCGTTAGGGTTGTGCTGCATGGGATGTCCACCGTGCCCACCTGTCAGGCTGGGTAACGGGTGTGGGAAGCTGTGGGGGCCACCTCCAGGCCCACCAGGACCACCTCCGTGCATGCCATGGTAGGGCCGACTTTCTGAAGGACCGGAATTCATCCAGGGTGGGCGGCTCTGGGTGGTGGACATGAGAGACTACGTGAGAGCATTTCCCGCCGATGTCCCGGCCTGCTCCCCCTGGTGGCAACACTGCCCTTCCGGCTGTGCCAAGAGGACCAGGAAACACGCAAGGACAGGATCTTCCTAAAGTGAAAGATCCCTGAATATCCTGACACCCGGAAGAACAATGTTGCCAGCCATGTCTGTCAGTGTGCTCTACCCAAAGCACCTGGCCATAGCTCCCAATCTCTGCGGAAGAGAATGGGGGGGCCAGACCCTAAGAACCAGCCCCAAAACTCACCGGAGGCGGTGGGTTGTTGGCAGGAGCAGCAGGCCGAGGTGCACTGGCCAGAGGCGTGGTGGCGGGCCCAGAGGAGGAGCCCACGGATGCTGGCACGGGCGCTTCGCCCAGTTCGGCCATGAGGGACAAATATTCTTTATCCATCCGTGCTTTATCCTGAGCTGACTGGGGGTCACCAGGCCTGAAAGTGGGGTAAGGtacgtgagagagagaggagggggaaaaaaaattcattattaagAAGGAAAGTTCTATCCTGAAGAACTGACAAGGAGTTTAGAGAAATTCAATCATCCTTTTTAACTGTTCCTCAATATAGTAAGTCCTCAGTTCCATGCCCAGCTCTGCATCTGGGAGACCACGTGGCTTTCCGCCGCAATAGAGAAGACGGAGAGCACCCAGCCAGCCACACGAGCCAGGAAAGCACAGGCTCTTCCAAAGAGAAAACTTTCATCAAACCCTACATTCCCAGTTTGAGGGCAGAAAAGTCTATGCAAGACTAGAACATCTGCCAGGTtttccaagagagaaaaaagcaaaaatatgttGCTATCAAGGGCTGGTTCAAAAATGGTCAAAAATTCAGATGACTTCTGAAACCAATCCTAAGCAGCAAAAGATAGTTAATATGAGCCCCAATGGACACATTTATACTCAGGATGGAAATTTCTAGTTTTCCTGAACTCAACATGATCCACAAAATATAGCACAAAATACGCACAAGCTGCTTCTAGTCACCCTTGGCTTTAAACATCACACTATTACAGACCACACTCACAGAAAGCAAGCTGCTCTCGGGGCCAAAAGTTAACAGCAACCAACCGACACGCTCAAGAAATGTCTTGAGCACCATGGGCTACCAAGAAGCCACAAGCCCAGGCCCTCACCTTTGGAATTTGCAATCTGAAGCAATGTGTCCAGCCCCTCCACACTTGGTACACACTGTGGTGTTGGTAATGCTGCGTGTCTCTGAGCTCTGCCAGGGTCTTAAGATTCTGTCAcggaagaggggggaaaaaagtcaccTCAAGGGCTATGGCCAAGCTTCCTCCTTCCACAAGTTCTTCAGGTTTTCACCCTGTCTACTCCAAACCAATCACACACCTGTTATCATCTTCCCGAAGGGTCCCATTCAAGCGAGCCAACTCCCGAAGCTGCATCTTCCGTAGATCATTCTGGTCCTCAGGGGTCTCGATACCCTGCTTCAGGATGTTTCTTATCTAGTGGAGATGCAATGGGCAGTTACATCAAGCGCTGGGACCACCACTAAGTTCCTAGCAAGAAGCTCCCTCTCTGGTTGCCTCACCTGCTCCACAGCTTTCTTCACATTCTCCATGGTGTTGGCAGTAACTAGGGCATGAAGCGGCTCGTCTTCTCCAGGCAGCATCTGGCCATCTTTTCGGCCAACTTTCCCTTCTTTGACAGACCCTTTCCCTCGGATCATAATCTTGGCATTACACTCCTTCTCTATGTTTTTCAAGGTGTTCCCTCTATCAGGGgcagaaaaaaaagagttgacaGACTTGACAAGCAAGTTCACATGCCTGAGCGGACAGAGCAGGCTGATCACACTGGCAGGAAACTGTGAGTGCAGAGAGTTGGGGTTTCCCACCAAGAGCTCCGTGATCTCTAAGGACAGCCACACCAATCCTCAAGATTTGAGCTCTCTGCAGTAAAACGGGGTCAAAGAGATTTTCTCACAGAAAAGTGTGAACACCCACCCGAAACAGGAGGATAAGCCATCAATGGCACCCAGCTGGGCCTAGGACTGATACCACTCATAGTTTCTTAGAAATCAATATCCCATAGGGTAGCAGTTACTCACCTGGGCCCAATCAGCAGCCCCACAAAGTTGATTTCTGGATATTCATCTTGTGGAATCATGACTTTATCGCTCACCCGTGTCGCTGGAGGTCTAAAAAAGACAAGGCTCACAGACTCGGCATAGTTTTCAGAG
The genomic region above belongs to Neovison vison isolate M4711 chromosome 7, ASM_NN_V1, whole genome shotgun sequence and contains:
- the SF1 gene encoding splicing factor 1 isoform X2 → MATGANATPLGKLGPPGLPPLSGPKGGFEPGPPPAPGPGAGLLVPGPPPPPPVGSVGALTAAFPFAALPPPPPPPPPPPQQPPPPPPSPGSSYPPSQPPPPPPLYQRVSPPQPPPPQPPRQDQQPGPAGGGGDFPSKKRKRSRWNQDTMEQKTVIPGMPTVIPPGLTREQERAYIVQLQIEDLTRKLRTGDLGIPPNPEDRSPSPEPIYNSEGKRLNTREFRTRKKLEEERHNLITEMVALNPDFKPPADYKPPATRVSDKVMIPQDEYPEINFVGLLIGPRGNTLKNIEKECNAKIMIRGKGSVKEGKVGRKDGQMLPGEDEPLHALVTANTMENVKKAVEQIRNILKQGIETPEDQNDLRKMQLRELARLNGTLREDDNRILRPWQSSETRSITNTTVCTKCGGAGHIASDCKFQRPGDPQSAQDKARMDKEYLSLMAELGEAPVPASVGSSSGPATTPLASAPRPAAPANNPPPPSLMSTTQSRPPWMNSGPSESRPYHGMHGGGPGGPGGGPHSFPHPLPSLTGGHGGHPMQHNPNGPPPPWMQPPPPPMNQGPHPPGHHGPPPMDQYLGSTPVGSGVYRLHQGKGMMPPPPMGMMPPPPPPPSGQPPPPPSGPLPPWQQQQQQPPPPPPPSSSMASSTPLPWQQNTTTTTTSAGTGSIPPWQQQQAAAAASPGAPQMQGNPTMVPLPPGVQPPLPPGAPPPPPPPPPGSAGMMIPPRSGDGPSHESEDFPRPLVTLPGRQPQQRPWWTGWFGKAA
- the SF1 gene encoding splicing factor 1 isoform X6; protein product: MATGANATPLDFPSKKRKRSRWNQDTMEQKTVIPGMPTVIPPGLTREQERAYIVQLQIEDLTRKLRTGDLGIPPNPEDRSPSPEPIYNSEGKRLNTREFRTRKKLEEERHNLITEMVALNPDFKPPADYKPPATRVSDKVMIPQDEYPEINFVGLLIGPRGNTLKNIEKECNAKIMIRGKGSVKEGKVGRKDGQMLPGEDEPLHALVTANTMENVKKAVEQIRNILKQGIETPEDQNDLRKMQLRELARLNGTLREDDNRILRPWQSSETRSITNTTVCTKCGGAGHIASDCKFQRPGDPQSAQDKARMDKEYLSLMAELGEAPVPASVGSSSGPATTPLASAPRPAAPANNPPPPSRPPWMNSGPSESRPYHGMHGGGPGGPGGGPHSFPHPLPSLTGGHGGHPMQHNPNGPPPPWMQPPPPPMNQGPHPPGHHGPPPMDQYLGSTPVGSGVYRLHQGKGMMPPPPMGMMPPPPPPPSGQPPPPPSGPLPPWQQQQQQPPPPPPPSSSMASSTPLPWQQNTTTTTTSAGTGSIPPWQQQQAAAAASPGAPQMQGNPTMVPLPPGVQPPLPPGAPPPPPPPPPGSAGMMIPPRSGDGPSHESEDFPRPLVTLPGRQPQQRPWWTGWFGKAA
- the SF1 gene encoding splicing factor 1 isoform X5, translating into MATGANATPLDFPSKKRKRSRWNQDTMEQKTVIPGMPTVIPPGLTREQERAYIVQLQIEDLTRKLRTGDLGIPPNPEDRSPSPEPIYNSEGKRLNTREFRTRKKLEEERHNLITEMVALNPDFKPPADYKPPATRVSDKVMIPQDEYPEINFVGLLIGPRGNTLKNIEKECNAKIMIRGKGSVKEGKVGRKDGQMLPGEDEPLHALVTANTMENVKKAVEQIRNILKQGIETPEDQNDLRKMQLRELARLNGTLREDDNRILRPWQSSETRSITNTTVCTKCGGAGHIASDCKFQRPGDPQSAQDKARMDKEYLSLMAELGEAPVPASVGSSSGPATTPLASAPRPAAPANNPPPPSLMSTTQSRPPWMNSGPSESRPYHGMHGGGPGGPGGGPHSFPHPLPSLTGGHGGHPMQHNPNGPPPPWMQPPPPPMNQGPHPPGHHGPPPMDQYLGSTPVGSGVYRLHQGKGMMPPPPMGMMPPPPPPPSGQPPPPPSGPLPPWQQQQQQPPPPPPPSSSMASSTPLPWQQNTTTTTTSAGTGSIPPWQQQQAAAAASPGAPQMQGNPTMVPLPPGVQPPLPPGAPPPPPPPPPGSAGMMIPPRSGDGPSHESEDFPRPLVTLPGRQPQQRPWWTGWFGKAA
- the SF1 gene encoding splicing factor 1 isoform X9 — translated: MATGANATPLDFPSKKRKRSRWNQDTMEQKTVIPGMPTVIPPGLTREQERAYIVQLQIEDLTRKLRTGDLGIPPNPEDRSPSPEPIYNSEGKRLNTREFRTRKKLEEERHNLITEMVALNPDFKPPADYKPPATRVSDKVMIPQDEYPEINFVGLLIGPRGNTLKNIEKECNAKIMIRGKGSVKEGKVGRKDGQMLPGEDEPLHALVTANTMENVKKAVEQIRNILKQGIETPEDQNDLRKMQLRELARLNGTLREDDNRILRPWQSSETRSITNTTVCTKCGGAGHIASDCKFQRPGDPQSAQDKARMDKEYLSLMAELGEAPVPASVGSSSGPATTPLASAPRPAAPANNPPPPSLMSTTQSRPPWMNSGPSESRPYHGMHGGGPGGPGGGPHSFPHPLPSLTGGHGGHPMQHNPNGPPPPWMQPPPPPMNQGPHPPGHHGPPPMVPGKYACGLWGLSPASRKRYDAAAAYGHDAAAAAASQWAAPAPSLWSSSPMAAAAAAASATPSAQQQYGFQYPLAMAAKIPPRSGDGPSHESEDFPRPLVTLPGRQPQQRPWWTGWFGKAA
- the SF1 gene encoding splicing factor 1 isoform X8; the protein is MATGANATPLDFPSKKRKRSRWNQDTMEQKTVIPGMPTVIPPGLTREQERAYIVQLQIEDLTRKLRTGDLGIPPNPEDRSPSPEPIYNSEGKRLNTREFRTRKKLEEERHNLITEMVALNPDFKPPADYKPPATRVSDKVMIPQDEYPEINFVGLLIGPRGNTLKNIEKECNAKIMIRGKGSVKEGKVGRKDGQMLPGEDEPLHALVTANTMENVKKAVEQIRNILKQGIETPEDQNDLRKMQLRELARLNGTLREDDNRILRPWQSSETRSITNTTVCTKCGGAGHIASDCKFQRPGDPQSAQDKARMDKEYLSLMAELGEAPVPASVGSSSGPATTPLASAPRPAAPANNPPPPSLMSTTQSRPPWMNSGPSESRPYHGMHGGGPGGPGGGPHSFPHPLPSLTGGHGGHPMQHNPNGPPPPWMQPPPPPMNQGPHPPGHHGPPPMGKSVPGKYACGLWGLSPASRKRYDAAAAYGHDAAAAAASQWAAPAPSLWSSSPMAAAAAAASATPSAQQQYGFQYPLAMAAKIPPRSGDGPSHESEDFPRPLVTLPGRQPQQRPWWTGWFGKAA
- the SF1 gene encoding splicing factor 1 isoform X10 produces the protein MATGANATPLDFPSKKRKRSRWNQDTMEQKTVIPGMPTVIPPGLTREQERAYIVQLQIEDLTRKLRTGDLGIPPNPEDRSPSPEPIYNSEGKRLNTREFRTRKKLEEERHNLITEMVALNPDFKPPADYKPPATRVSDKVMIPQDEYPEINFVGLLIGPRGNTLKNIEKECNAKIMIRGKGSVKEGKVGRKDGQMLPGEDEPLHALVTANTMENVKKAVEQIRNILKQGIETPEDQNDLRKMQLRELARLNGTLREDDNRILRPWQSSETRSITNTTVCTKCGGAGHIASDCKFQRPGDPQSAQDKARMDKEYLSLMAELGEAPVPASVGSSSGPATTPLASAPRPAAPANNPPPPSLMSTTQSRPPWMNSGPSESRPYHGMHGGGPGGPGGGPHSFPHPLPSLTGGHGGHPMQHNPNGPPPPWMQPPPPPMNQGPHPPGHHGPPPMDQYLGSTPVGSGVYRLHQGKGMMPPPPMGMMPPPPPPPSGQPPPPPSGPLPPWQQQQQQPPPPPPPSSSMASSTPLPWQQRSLPAAAMARAMRVRTFRAHW
- the SF1 gene encoding splicing factor 1 isoform X3, with protein sequence MATGANATPLGKLGPPGLPPLSGPKGGFEPGPPPAPGPGAGLLVPGPPPPPPVGSVGALTAAFPFAALPPPPPPPPPPPQQPPPPPPSPGSSYPPSQPPPPPPLYQRVSPPQPPPPQPPRQDQQPGPAGGGGDFPSKKRKRSRWNQDTMEQKTVIPGMPTVIPPGLTREQERAYIVQLQIEDLTRKLRTGDLGIPPNPEDRSPSPEPIYNSEGKRLNTREFRTRKKLEEERHNLITEMVALNPDFKPPADYKPPATRVSDKVMIPQDEYPEINFVGLLIGPRGNTLKNIEKECNAKIMIRGKGSVKEGKVGRKDGQMLPGEDEPLHALVTANTMENVKKAVEQIRNILKQGIETPEDQNDLRKMQLRELARLNGTLREDDNRILRPWQSSETRSITNTTVCTKCGGAGHIASDCKFQRPGDPQSAQDKARMDKEYLSLMAELGEAPVPASVGSSSGPATTPLASAPRPAAPANNPPPPSLMSTTQSRPPWMNSGPSESRPYHGMHGGGPGGPGGGPHSFPHPLPSLTGGHGGHPMQHNPNGPPPPWMQPPPPPMNQGPHPPGHHGPPPMDQYLGSTPVGSGVYRLHQGKGMMPPPPMGMMPPPPPPPSGQPPPPPSGPLPPWQQQQQQPPPPPPPSSSMASSTPLPWQQRSLPAAAMARAMRVRTFRAHW
- the SF1 gene encoding splicing factor 1 isoform X4 gives rise to the protein MATGANATPLDFPSKKRKRSRWNQDTMEQKTVIPGMPTVIPPGLTREQERAYIVQLQIEDLTRKLRTGDLGIPPNPEDRSPSPEPIYNSEGKRLNTREFRTRKKLEEERHNLITEMVALNPDFKPPADYKPPATRVSDKVMIPQDEYPEINFVGLLIGPRGNTLKNIEKECNAKIMIRGKGSVKEGKVGRKDGQMLPGEDEPLHALVTANTMENVKKAVEQIRNILKQGIETPEDQNDLRKMQLRELARLNGTLREDDNRILRPWQSSETRSITNTTVCTKCGGAGHIASDCKFQRPGDPQSAQDKARMDKEYLSLMAELGEAPVPASVGSSSGPATTPLASAPRPAAPANNPPPPSLMSTTQSRPPWMNSGPSESRPYHGMHGGGPGGPGGGPHSFPHPLPSLTGGHGGHPMQHNPNGPPPPWMQPPPPPMNQGPHPPGHHGPPPMDQYLGSTPVGSGVYRLHQGKGMMPPPPMGMMPPPPPPPSGQPPPPPSGPLPPWQQQQQQPPPPPPPSSSMASSTPLPWQQNTTTTTTSAGTGSIPPWQQQQAAAAASPGAPQMQGNPTMVPLPPGVQPPLPPGAPPPPPPPPPGSAGMMYAPPPPPPPPMDPSNFVTMMGMGVAGMPPFGMPPAPPPPPPQN
- the SF1 gene encoding splicing factor 1 isoform X1, translating into MATGANATPLGKLGPPGLPPLSGPKGGFEPGPPPAPGPGAGLLVPGPPPPPPVGSVGALTAAFPFAALPPPPPPPPPPPQQPPPPPPSPGSSYPPSQPPPPPPLYQRVSPPQPPPPQPPRQDQQPGPAGGGGDFPSKKRKRSRWNQDTMEQKTVIPGMPTVIPPGLTREQERAYIVQLQIEDLTRKLRTGDLGIPPNPEDRSPSPEPIYNSEGKRLNTREFRTRKKLEEERHNLITEMVALNPDFKPPADYKPPATRVSDKVMIPQDEYPEINFVGLLIGPRGNTLKNIEKECNAKIMIRGKGSVKEGKVGRKDGQMLPGEDEPLHALVTANTMENVKKAVEQIRNILKQGIETPEDQNDLRKMQLRELARLNGTLREDDNRILRPWQSSETRSITNTTVCTKCGGAGHIASDCKFQRPGDPQSAQDKARMDKEYLSLMAELGEAPVPASVGSSSGPATTPLASAPRPAAPANNPPPPSLMSTTQSRPPWMNSGPSESRPYHGMHGGGPGGPGGGPHSFPHPLPSLTGGHGGHPMQHNPNGPPPPWMQPPPPPMNQGPHPPGHHGPPPMDQYLGSTPVGSGVYRLHQGKGMMPPPPMGMMPPPPPPPSGQPPPPPSGPLPPWQQQQQQPPPPPPPSSSMASSTPLPWQQNTTTTTTSAGTGSIPPWQQQQAAAAASPGAPQMQGNPTMVPLPPGVQPPLPPGAPPPPPPPPPGSAGMMYAPPPPPPPPMDPSNFVTMMGMGVAGMPPFGMPPAPPPPPPQN
- the SF1 gene encoding splicing factor 1 isoform X7, encoding MATGANATPLDFPSKKRKRSRWNQDTMEQKTVIPGMPTVIPPGLTREQERAYIVQLQIEDLTRKLRTGDLGIPPNPEDRSPSPEPIYNSEGKRLNTREFRTRKKLEEERHNLITEMVALNPDFKPPADYKPPATRVSDKVMIPQDEYPEINFVGLLIGPRGNTLKNIEKECNAKIMIRGKGSVKEGKVGRKDGQMLPGEDEPLHALVTANTMENVKKAVEQIRNILKQGIETPEDQNDLRKMQLRELARLNGTLREDDNRILRPWQSSETRSITNTTVCTKCGGAGHIASDCKFQRPGDPQSAQDKARMDKEYLSLMAELGEAPVPASVGSSSGPATTPLASAPRPAAPANNPPPPSLMSTTQSRPPWMNSGPSESRPYHGMHGGGPGGPGGGPHSFPHPLPSLTGGHGGHPMQHNPNGPPPPWMQPPPPPMNQGPHPPGHHGPPPMVPGKYACGLWGLSPASRKRYDAAAAYGHDAAAAAASQWAAPAPSLWSSSPMAAAAAAASATPSAQQQYGFQYPLAMAAKYDDYHHERWHRVHPAMATAAGGCRSFSRSPSDARQPHYGAPAPRGPAASAARGPSPSAASAAWFRRHDVCPAPSSSASHGPF